The window AATTAAGTAACTTCTTAGTGGCATATTAATTTGCTGCCGCCCAATTCTATTCATTCTGCACTCCAGCTCTTTCTGTAAATCCCAAGTAGAGTTTTCGGTCCAAGCACTTCCGCAACTATAGCAATATCAGGGTTCTTTAAATTCACTGCAGGCTTTTTATTATATTTCTTTTCAAGCTCTTCATAGATAGTTCCTCCCACATCATACTCAAACTCGGGAGTTGGCTTCTCTATTTTATGTTTGCCTCTTTTATGCACTCTAAAACAGAAACTTTCGTTCTCTTTTATTTGCTCAAGTGCATGAAAAACAGCTCTCTCCTTAATTATACCCTCTTCACTCTCTACTTCTTCAAACACGGCTACAACTCTGCCAATATCGTAAGGGTATTTCCGGGCTACTTCGTGCGCAACTTCAAAAATATCTCTATCGCTCTCTACTTCGACAACGCTTCTAAAACCTGTAGATTTAGGCTCTAATCCAATTTCTCGCAGAGCGTTCTTTAAAGATCCTTCTCTATAGAGATCTCTTGCAGTAACTATAAGCTTTCCCATTTAGCCGAACAGAGCGCCAAGCCCTTCAGCAGCCTCTTCTTCGCTAACTTTCTTCTCTTCTTTTTTACCCTTCTCTGCAGGCGCAGCCTGTACTTGTGCTTGCACTACAGGTGGCGCAATTGCTGGCGCAGAAATCAGCTCTTCTATATTTACACCTTCTAAAGATGTGACCAGGGCTTTTACTCTTGCGCTATCAATTTCTATACCAGCTGATTTTAGTACCGATGTTAGGCTTTTGTCATCTATCTTTTTTCCTGCAGAGTGGAGTAACAGTGCTGCATATATGTATTCCATTTTTTATTTCACCTCGCTTCTTTTGTTCTCGCCTCCACTCCTAAAGCTTGAGTATAGGCTTTTTGAATTAAGTACTTGACAACAGTTCTCTCGAAAATACTTGCATTAATGCCCAAGCTCAAAGCTTTTTGATAAGCTTTTAGAATAAGTAAAGGGGTAGTAAGTTTAGTTGGATAAAATATATTCAAAGCCAGGTTAAATGAATTTGTAATAGCTTTGTGGAAATCTTCCTTTAATCTCGTTTCATCTAGAGCGAGCGCTTCAGGGCCAAAGACGAAGCCGTCTTCATACACAGCTCTCAGATCAAGTCCTGCAGTAAACGGAAATATTTCCAGTCTAGCGAGTGCGCGAGCTAGCTCCTCAGAAACGAGCTCGCCTTTTTTTGCTACTACTTTATCATTTCTTATTACTACCTTACCTTTTTCTATAGTGGCAGGTATTCCAGCTTTCTGCAGCTCGCTGACTATGGGTCCGGGCTTGAAGCTAGTCTCGCCACCTTTAACTAGAAGATCGTTGGGCAAAATATCGTTGGGTTTAGCAGGCATTGCAATTCTTGTAGCTTTAGTTTCTTTAGCTAGTTTAAATGGATTTAGAGTAGTTGTAACCACAGCGCACTGACCTTGAATATACGATTTTAAAGAGTTAATACCGGGCTTAGAACTTGCAATTTCATCGAGTGCTTTAGCCACTAAAATATTCTTTGCAACTTTTAACTTTATTTCTCCTCTCAGCTTTCTCTTTATCTTCTGGAGTTGCGAAGCAGGTAAACGCTCAATGTTTGCGATACCAACTGTTTGAGAATTTGAGATTAGCGTAGCAAGCTCTTTGAGCTCCTGCTCTTTTCTAGCTCTTGTCTTTGCCATTTTTTCCTCATACAATTCTTACCGATTTACCCATCGTTGTTTTAACATAAACAGATCCTATATTAAGCTTGCCCCTCTCAAGGCCTTCTTCAAGTTTTTTTAATACTGTCTCTATATTTTCAGCCAAATCTTCTGAGGACATATCTTTAGTTCCCACAGGCACATGGAGCGTTTTGCTCTCTTTTGATTTTATTCTTACAGTTGATTTTAAATTGTTGACTATAGCTACAG is drawn from Candidatus Thermoplasmatota archaeon and contains these coding sequences:
- a CDS encoding 50S ribosomal protein L10; protein product: MAKTRARKEQELKELATLISNSQTVGIANIERLPASQLQKIKRKLRGEIKLKVAKNILVAKALDEIASSKPGINSLKSYIQGQCAVVTTTLNPFKLAKETKATRIAMPAKPNDILPNDLLVKGGETSFKPGPIVSELQKAGIPATIEKGKVVIRNDKVVAKKGELVSEELARALARLEIFPFTAGLDLRAVYEDGFVFGPEALALDETRLKEDFHKAITNSFNLALNIFYPTKLTTPLLILKAYQKALSLGINASIFERTVVKYLIQKAYTQALGVEARTKEAR
- a CDS encoding THUMP domain-containing protein, whose amino-acid sequence is MGKLIVTARDLYREGSLKNALREIGLEPKSTGFRSVVEVESDRDIFEVAHEVARKYPYDIGRVVAVFEEVESEEGIIKERAVFHALEQIKENESFCFRVHKRGKHKIEKPTPEFEYDVGGTIYEELEKKYNKKPAVNLKNPDIAIVAEVLGPKTLLGIYRKSWSAE
- the rpl12p gene encoding 50S ribosomal protein P1, with protein sequence MEYIYAALLLHSAGKKIDDKSLTSVLKSAGIEIDSARVKALVTSLEGVNIEELISAPAIAPPVVQAQVQAAPAEKGKKEEKKVSEEEAAEGLGALFG